Proteins encoded within one genomic window of Bradyrhizobium sp. CB1717:
- a CDS encoding CoA transferase, translating into MDKGIFAGLKVLDCASFIAAPAAATVLSDFGADVIKIEPPGAGDPYRNLPNLPGYPTGEHNFAWLLEARNKKSIALDLAKPEAQAVLYKLVEEADVFITNMPPPVRTKLGITYDHLAHLNDRLIYASFTGYGEKGEEANKPGFDSNAYWARSGLMDLVRADIDTTPARSVAGMGDHPCAMALYSAIVTALYQRERTGKGSHVASNLMANGVWAASVLAQAKLCGAKFSERRPRERALNAVANHYQCKDGRWLILSLLNEEKQFPTLTKCLGREDLINDPRFATKADRHARSVELIKILDETFATRDLSEWRKILDGNGLVFGVVAILDDIPNDKQMLDNEVLVPFENDTMLTINSPIWIDGVKKVQPRKPPAVGEHSDEILRGAGYDEAAIKQLRGSGAVG; encoded by the coding sequence ATGGACAAGGGCATTTTTGCGGGGCTGAAGGTTCTGGACTGCGCGAGCTTCATCGCAGCGCCCGCGGCCGCGACCGTGCTGTCGGATTTCGGCGCCGACGTCATCAAGATCGAGCCGCCCGGCGCTGGCGACCCCTATCGCAATCTGCCCAACCTACCCGGCTATCCCACCGGCGAGCACAATTTCGCCTGGCTGCTCGAGGCCCGCAACAAGAAGAGCATCGCGCTCGACCTCGCAAAGCCGGAGGCGCAGGCCGTGCTCTACAAGCTGGTGGAAGAGGCCGACGTCTTCATCACCAACATGCCGCCGCCTGTCCGCACCAAGCTCGGCATCACCTACGACCATCTCGCCCATCTCAACGACCGGCTGATCTACGCCTCCTTCACCGGCTATGGCGAGAAGGGCGAGGAAGCCAACAAGCCCGGCTTCGACAGCAACGCCTATTGGGCGCGTTCCGGCCTGATGGACCTTGTCCGCGCCGACATCGATACCACGCCGGCGCGATCGGTCGCCGGCATGGGCGACCACCCCTGCGCCATGGCGCTGTACAGCGCCATCGTCACCGCGCTGTATCAGCGCGAGAGGACCGGCAAGGGCTCGCATGTCGCCTCCAATCTGATGGCGAACGGGGTGTGGGCGGCGAGCGTGCTGGCACAGGCAAAGCTCTGCGGCGCCAAGTTCAGCGAGCGGCGACCGCGCGAGCGCGCGCTGAACGCGGTCGCCAACCACTACCAGTGCAAGGACGGCCGCTGGCTGATCCTGTCGCTGCTGAACGAGGAGAAGCAGTTTCCGACGCTGACCAAATGCCTCGGACGCGAAGACCTGATCAATGATCCCCGCTTCGCCACCAAGGCCGACCGTCATGCTCGCTCGGTCGAGCTGATCAAGATATTGGACGAGACCTTCGCCACCAGGGATCTCTCCGAATGGCGAAAAATCCTCGACGGCAATGGCCTCGTGTTCGGCGTCGTCGCCATTCTGGACGACATCCCGAACGACAAGCAGATGCTCGACAACGAGGTGCTGGTCCCGTTCGAGAACGACACCATGCTCACCATCAACAGCCCGATCTGGATCGACGGCGTCAAAAAAGTCCAGCCGCGCAAGCCGCCCGCCGTGGGCGAACACAGTGACGAGATTTTGCGCGGGGCGGGATACGACGAGGCGGCGATCAAGCAGCTGCGGGGTTCGGGAGCGGTGGGGTAG
- the putA gene encoding bifunctional proline dehydrogenase/L-glutamate gamma-semialdehyde dehydrogenase PutA: MPNIPPPFTAPYAPDDAEIAARLLPASHLAPPQEARIDRTATRLIEAIRKRDDRLGGVEDMLREFALSTKEGLALMVLAEALLRVPDARTADQFIEDKLGEGDFIHHETKSTAFLVNASAWALGLSARVIQPGETPDGTIGRLVKRLGAPAVRTATRQAMRLMGNHFVLGETIEQALERGRPRSGQKPRYSFDMLGEGARTAADAKRYFDAYASAIETIGKAAGDHPLPDRPGISVKLSALHPRFEAISRDRVMAELVPLLLDLAQRAKAHDLNFTVDAEEADRLELSLDVIAATLADPSLKDWDGFGLAIQAYQKRASAVIDYVDALARAHHRKLMVRLVKGAYWDTEIKRAQERGLDGYPVFTRKAMTDLNYVACATKLLALRPRIFPQFATHNALTVATVLEMAGGSSGFEFQRLHGMGEALYEQLAKDHPDIAYRTYAPVGSHRDLLAYLVRRLLENGANSSFVAQAADYRVPMSALLQRPADAIVRPQAAAHPRIPLPCDLFAPERRNSRGVEFGARAALDQLLTAVKAGAIDLKPIADATPEQANAAVAASRAGFIAWSRTPAGTRAAALEQAAHLLESRGAHFIALLQREGGKTLDDALSELREAADFCRYYAAQGRKLFGVEAAMPGPTGESNALGLRGRGVFVAISPWNFPLAIFLGQVTAALMAGNSVVAKPAEQTPRIAREAVALLHEAGIPRSALHLVTGDGRIGALLTAHRDIAGVVFTGSTEVARSINRTLAGKDGPIVPLIAETGGINAMIADATALPEQVADDVVTSAFRSAGQRCSALRLLFVQEDVADRMIEMIAGAARELKIGDPADVATHIGPVIDVEAKQRLDAYIARMKTEARLHFAGSAPEGCFVAPHIFELRDASQLTEEVFGPILHVVRYRAENLGRVLQAIERTGYGLTLGVHSRIDDTIEAIIERVQVGNIYVNRNMIGAVVGVQPFGGNGLSGTGPKAGGPHYLARFATEQTVTINTAAAGGNAALLAGEE, from the coding sequence ATGCCGAACATTCCGCCGCCCTTCACCGCCCCCTACGCCCCCGATGATGCCGAGATCGCCGCACGGCTGCTGCCGGCCTCGCATCTGGCCCCGCCGCAGGAGGCGCGGATCGACCGCACCGCGACGCGGCTGATCGAGGCGATCCGCAAGCGCGACGACCGGCTCGGCGGCGTCGAGGACATGCTGCGGGAGTTCGCGCTGTCGACCAAGGAGGGCCTCGCGCTGATGGTGCTGGCCGAGGCGCTGCTGCGCGTGCCTGACGCGCGCACCGCCGACCAGTTCATCGAGGACAAGCTCGGCGAGGGCGACTTCATCCATCACGAGACCAAGTCCACGGCGTTCCTGGTCAACGCCTCGGCCTGGGCGCTTGGCCTGTCGGCGCGGGTGATCCAGCCCGGCGAGACGCCCGACGGCACCATCGGCCGTCTTGTGAAGCGGCTCGGCGCGCCGGCGGTGCGCACCGCCACGCGCCAGGCGATGCGGCTGATGGGCAATCATTTCGTGCTGGGCGAGACCATCGAGCAAGCGCTGGAGCGGGGACGCCCGCGCTCCGGCCAGAAGCCGCGTTATTCCTTCGACATGCTCGGCGAAGGCGCGCGCACGGCGGCGGACGCCAAGCGCTATTTCGATGCCTATGCCAGTGCGATCGAAACGATCGGCAAGGCGGCAGGCGATCATCCCCTGCCCGACCGGCCGGGCATCTCCGTAAAACTCTCGGCGCTGCATCCGCGCTTCGAGGCGATCAGCCGCGACCGCGTGATGGCCGAATTGGTGCCGCTGCTGCTGGACCTCGCGCAGCGCGCCAAGGCGCATGATCTCAACTTCACCGTCGATGCCGAGGAGGCCGACCGGCTGGAGCTGTCGCTCGACGTGATCGCGGCAACGCTCGCCGATCCCTCGCTCAAGGACTGGGACGGCTTTGGCCTCGCGATCCAGGCCTATCAGAAGCGCGCCAGCGCGGTGATCGACTACGTCGATGCGCTCGCCCGCGCGCACCACCGCAAGCTGATGGTACGGCTGGTCAAGGGCGCCTATTGGGACACCGAGATCAAGCGCGCGCAGGAGCGCGGGCTCGACGGCTATCCCGTGTTCACGCGCAAGGCGATGACGGATCTGAATTACGTCGCCTGCGCGACGAAGCTTTTGGCCTTGCGGCCGCGCATCTTCCCGCAATTCGCCACCCACAACGCGCTGACGGTCGCGACCGTGCTCGAGATGGCCGGGGGCAGCAGCGGCTTCGAATTCCAGCGCCTGCACGGCATGGGCGAAGCGCTCTACGAGCAGCTTGCCAAGGACCACCCTGATATCGCCTACCGCACCTATGCGCCGGTCGGCAGCCATCGCGACCTGCTGGCCTATCTGGTGCGGCGGCTGCTGGAGAACGGCGCGAACTCATCCTTCGTGGCGCAGGCCGCCGATTATCGCGTACCCATGTCGGCGCTGCTGCAGCGTCCGGCAGACGCGATCGTGCGGCCGCAAGCGGCGGCGCATCCCAGAATTCCGTTGCCGTGCGATCTGTTCGCGCCGGAGCGGCGCAATTCGCGCGGCGTCGAGTTCGGCGCGCGTGCCGCGCTCGATCAGTTGCTGACGGCGGTGAAGGCCGGGGCGATCGATCTCAAGCCGATCGCTGACGCAACGCCTGAGCAGGCCAACGCAGCGGTCGCAGCAAGCCGCGCCGGTTTTATCGCCTGGAGCCGGACGCCTGCGGGCACACGTGCGGCGGCCCTGGAGCAGGCTGCGCATCTGCTGGAGAGCCGCGGCGCTCATTTCATCGCGCTGCTCCAGCGCGAGGGCGGAAAGACGCTCGACGACGCTTTATCCGAGCTGCGGGAGGCCGCCGACTTCTGCCGCTATTATGCTGCGCAGGGCCGAAAACTGTTCGGCGTTGAGGCCGCCATGCCGGGCCCGACCGGCGAGAGCAATGCGCTTGGCCTGCGCGGCCGCGGCGTCTTCGTCGCGATCTCGCCCTGGAATTTTCCACTGGCCATTTTCCTCGGCCAGGTCACGGCGGCGCTGATGGCCGGCAACAGTGTCGTCGCAAAACCTGCCGAGCAGACACCGCGCATCGCGCGCGAGGCGGTCGCCCTGCTGCACGAGGCCGGCATTCCCAGGAGCGCGCTGCATCTCGTCACCGGGGACGGCCGCATCGGCGCGCTGCTCACCGCGCACCGGGATATCGCCGGCGTCGTCTTCACCGGCTCGACCGAGGTCGCGCGCAGCATCAACCGGACGCTCGCGGGCAAGGACGGGCCGATCGTCCCGCTGATCGCCGAGACCGGCGGCATCAACGCCATGATCGCGGATGCGACCGCGCTGCCCGAGCAGGTCGCCGACGATGTCGTGACCTCCGCGTTCCGCTCCGCCGGCCAGCGCTGCTCGGCGCTGCGGCTGTTGTTCGTGCAGGAGGACGTCGCCGACCGCATGATCGAGATGATCGCGGGCGCGGCGCGCGAATTGAAGATCGGCGACCCCGCAGATGTCGCGACCCATATCGGGCCGGTAATCGACGTTGAGGCCAAGCAACGCCTCGATGCGTATATCGCACGGATGAAGACCGAGGCGCGGCTGCACTTTGCCGGCTCCGCGCCCGAGGGCTGCTTCGTCGCCCCGCACATTTTCGAGCTCAGGGACGCCAGTCAGCTCACCGAGGAGGTGTTCGGCCCGATCCTGCATGTGGTCCGTTATCGCGCCGAGAACCTCGGCCGCGTGCTTCAGGCGATCGAACGAACCGGCTACGGGCTGACGCTCGGCGTCCACTCCCGCATCGACGACACCATCGAAGCCATCATCGAACGCGTCCAGGTCGGCAACATCTACGTCAACCGCAACATGATCGGCGCCGTCGTCGGTGTGCAGCCGTTCGGCGGCAACGGCCTGTCCGGAACCGGCCCCAAGGCCGGCGGCCCGCACTATCTCGCACGCTTTGCGACCGAGCAGACCGTGACGATCAACACCGCGGCAGCGGGCGGCAACGCTGCGTTGCTTGCGGGGGAGGAGTGA
- a CDS encoding glutathione S-transferase family protein, with amino-acid sequence MPLYRLHYFPESGNSYKLALMLTLCGEAFEPVWTDFGGGVTRTAEWRKAVNEMGEIPVLEVDGVKMTQTAPLLLKLAEQYGRFGAETEEEKFELLRWLFWDNHKLTGYMATYRFMRAFTEKNDPQVLKHFRRRLDDFLGILDGHLQQNAFAIGAKPTVADISMMAYLHYPSDEHGFDFAQGHPAIHAWLGRMAALPGWMPAYELLPGKRMTNYAK; translated from the coding sequence ATGCCCCTCTATCGCCTGCACTACTTCCCCGAATCCGGCAACAGCTACAAGCTGGCGTTGATGCTGACGCTTTGCGGCGAAGCGTTCGAGCCGGTGTGGACCGACTTTGGCGGCGGCGTCACCCGCACCGCGGAATGGCGCAAGGCCGTCAACGAGATGGGCGAAATTCCCGTGCTCGAAGTGGACGGCGTGAAGATGACGCAGACCGCGCCGCTTCTGCTCAAGCTCGCCGAACAATACGGCCGTTTCGGCGCCGAGACGGAGGAGGAGAAGTTCGAGCTGCTGCGCTGGCTGTTCTGGGACAACCACAAGCTCACCGGCTACATGGCGACCTACCGCTTCATGCGCGCCTTCACCGAGAAAAACGATCCGCAGGTGCTGAAGCATTTCCGCCGGCGGCTCGACGATTTCCTCGGCATTCTCGACGGACATCTCCAGCAGAACGCCTTCGCGATCGGAGCCAAGCCGACGGTCGCCGATATCTCGATGATGGCCTATCTGCATTATCCGAGCGATGAGCACGGCTTTGATTTCGCACAAGGTCATCCCGCCATCCACGCCTGGCTTGGCCGCATGGCCGCACTGCCCGGCTGGATGCCGGCCTATGAGCTGCTGCCGGGAAAGCGGATGACGAATTACGCGAAGTGA
- a CDS encoding acyl-CoA dehydrogenase family protein, whose protein sequence is MDLSFNAEERAFQSEVRGFIAKNLTEEMKRATALTPSVFSDPDIGMAWQRALHRQGWGAPGWPVEYGGPDWTPAQRWIFETESARAGVPNVNVMGVKMVGPVIIGFGSPEQKNFYLPRILSGEDYWCQGYSEPGSGSDLSSLKTRAVRDGDDYIINGTKIWTTHAHHANRMFALVRTSDGPRQQDGISFILIDMKTPGITTRPILTIGGDHEVNQVFFDDVRVPVANRVGEEGKGWTYGKYLLEFERGSGIASAKLREGLKAIADLAASDLTGRAIDSPDIATRISEVEVDIDALEMTELRVLSALQTGQNPGAVSSILKLRNSEIRQAVTRLGVDVIGHDALAVEPMRPLYRLNHEPAIPEDMLTVVPEYLNGRAYTIFGGTSEIQRDIIAKMMLGI, encoded by the coding sequence ATGGACTTGTCGTTCAATGCCGAGGAGCGCGCCTTCCAGAGCGAGGTGCGCGGCTTCATTGCGAAAAACCTCACCGAAGAGATGAAGCGCGCGACCGCGCTGACGCCATCGGTGTTCTCCGACCCCGACATCGGCATGGCCTGGCAGCGCGCGCTGCACAGGCAGGGCTGGGGCGCGCCGGGCTGGCCGGTCGAATATGGCGGACCGGACTGGACGCCGGCGCAGCGCTGGATTTTTGAGACCGAATCCGCGCGCGCCGGCGTACCGAATGTCAACGTGATGGGCGTGAAGATGGTGGGGCCCGTCATCATCGGCTTCGGCTCGCCGGAACAGAAGAACTTCTACCTGCCGCGCATCCTCTCCGGCGAGGACTACTGGTGTCAGGGCTATTCCGAGCCGGGCTCCGGCTCGGACCTGTCCTCGCTGAAGACGCGCGCGGTGCGGGACGGCGACGACTACATCATCAACGGCACAAAAATCTGGACCACGCACGCCCATCATGCCAACCGCATGTTCGCACTGGTGCGCACCAGCGACGGGCCGCGCCAACAGGACGGCATCAGCTTCATCCTGATCGACATGAAGACGCCGGGTATCACGACGCGGCCGATCCTCACCATCGGCGGCGACCACGAGGTCAACCAGGTGTTCTTCGACGACGTGCGCGTGCCCGTGGCCAATCGCGTCGGCGAAGAAGGCAAGGGCTGGACCTACGGCAAATATTTGCTGGAGTTCGAGCGTGGCTCCGGCATCGCCTCGGCCAAGCTGCGCGAGGGGCTGAAGGCGATCGCGGATCTTGCTGCGTCCGATTTGACCGGGCGCGCGATCGACAGCCCGGACATCGCAACGCGCATCTCGGAGGTGGAGGTCGACATCGACGCGCTGGAGATGACCGAGCTGCGCGTGCTCTCGGCGCTGCAGACCGGACAGAATCCCGGCGCGGTGTCGTCGATCCTGAAGCTGCGCAACAGCGAGATCCGCCAGGCCGTGACGCGCCTCGGCGTCGACGTGATCGGCCACGACGCCCTCGCGGTCGAACCGATGCGCCCGCTCTACAGGCTCAACCACGAACCGGCGATCCCGGAGGACATGCTGACGGTGGTGCCGGAATATCTCAACGGCCGGGCGTACACGATCTTCGGCGGCACCTCGGAGATCCAGCGCGACATCATCGCGAAGATGATGCTGGGGATTTGA
- a CDS encoding LemA family protein produces MRKILTVLAALASLSLTNCGYNAIQSGDEQIKANWSEVVNQYQRRADLVPNLVNSVKGFAQQEKDVLLGVTNARAKVGSIQATPEVLNDAAAFQKFQAAQGELSSALSRLLVVTENYPQLKSDALFKDLMSQLEGTENRITVARNRYIKAVQDYNVTIRSFPTNLTAMTFGYKEKPNFSVENEKEISTAPKVDFNPAPAPSK; encoded by the coding sequence ATGCGCAAGATCCTCACCGTGCTGGCGGCGCTGGCTTCGCTGAGCCTGACCAATTGCGGCTACAACGCGATCCAGAGCGGGGATGAGCAGATCAAGGCCAACTGGTCCGAGGTCGTGAACCAGTATCAGCGCCGCGCCGATCTCGTGCCCAACCTCGTCAACTCGGTGAAGGGCTTTGCGCAGCAGGAGAAGGACGTGCTGCTTGGGGTTACCAACGCCCGCGCCAAGGTCGGCAGCATCCAGGCAACGCCGGAGGTGCTGAACGACGCCGCAGCGTTCCAGAAATTCCAGGCCGCACAGGGCGAGCTCTCCAGCGCGCTGTCGCGCCTCCTGGTCGTCACCGAGAATTATCCGCAGCTGAAGTCGGACGCCCTGTTCAAGGATCTGATGTCCCAGCTCGAGGGCACTGAGAACCGCATCACGGTGGCGCGCAACCGATACATCAAGGCGGTACAGGACTACAACGTCACCATCCGCTCGTTCCCGACCAACCTCACCGCGATGACGTTCGGCTACAAGGAGAAGCCGAACTTCTCGGTCGAGAACGAGAAGGAAATCTCGACCGCGCCGAAGGTGGATTTCAACCCGGCGCCTGCGCCGTCGAAGTAG
- a CDS encoding TPM domain-containing protein, translating to MSIKRIARHLVQHHWRARQIFPQAALDRIERAIRQGETTHSGQVRFVVEGALDGRPLFRNQPARERALDLFSHLRIWDTAHNNGVLIYLLLADRDVEIIADRGIDAKVGAAGWETICRAMESEFRSGQFERGVIAGIAAVSRELARHFPPQGPHANELPDAPVVM from the coding sequence ATGAGCATCAAGCGCATTGCCAGACACCTCGTGCAGCATCATTGGCGGGCAAGGCAGATCTTCCCGCAAGCCGCGCTCGACCGCATCGAACGGGCGATCCGGCAGGGCGAGACCACCCATTCCGGCCAGGTCCGCTTCGTCGTCGAAGGTGCGCTCGACGGCCGCCCGCTGTTCCGCAACCAGCCGGCACGCGAGCGCGCGCTCGACCTGTTCTCGCATTTGCGCATCTGGGACACGGCGCACAACAACGGCGTCCTGATCTATCTCCTGCTCGCCGACCGCGACGTCGAGATCATCGCCGACCGCGGCATCGACGCGAAGGTCGGTGCGGCCGGCTGGGAAACCATCTGCCGGGCCATGGAGTCCGAGTTCAGGTCCGGCCAGTTCGAGCGCGGCGTGATCGCCGGCATCGCGGCGGTGTCGCGCGAGCTGGCACGGCACTTCCCGCCGCAGGGCCCGCATGCGAACGAGCTGCCGGATGCACCAGTGGTGATGTGA
- a CDS encoding YgcG family protein produces the protein MTAGVWFIVALLLAFAFPASADVAVPQLTGRVVDQTGTLSSADIAALTQKLRDFETRKGSQVAVLIVPTTQPETIEQFSIRVAEAWKLGRKKVDDGAILIVAKNDRHLRIEVGYGLEGALTDVTSRRIIDEIITPKFRTGDFAGGITDGVERMMRVIDGEPLPVPSPTVKFGSLDDLAPLFIVTLFASIGVGGFFRATLGRLLGSFVTGGIIAALTWIILGSFALALALGGLGFIIGFVADLFSAITPGTGRSRGGSWSSGSSSGGWSSGSSSSDSGSFSGGGGSFGGGGASGSW, from the coding sequence ATGACAGCGGGTGTGTGGTTCATCGTCGCACTTCTCCTCGCCTTCGCATTCCCCGCCTCCGCCGACGTCGCCGTTCCCCAGCTCACCGGCCGCGTGGTCGATCAGACCGGCACGCTCTCCAGCGCCGACATCGCTGCGCTCACGCAAAAGCTGCGCGATTTCGAGACGCGCAAGGGCAGCCAGGTCGCCGTGCTGATCGTGCCGACCACGCAGCCGGAGACGATCGAGCAGTTCTCGATCCGCGTCGCCGAGGCTTGGAAGCTCGGCCGCAAGAAGGTCGACGACGGCGCGATCCTCATCGTCGCCAAGAACGACCGTCACCTGCGCATCGAGGTCGGCTACGGCCTCGAAGGCGCGCTGACCGACGTCACCTCGCGGCGCATCATCGACGAGATCATCACACCGAAATTCAGGACGGGCGATTTTGCCGGCGGCATCACTGATGGCGTCGAGCGCATGATGCGGGTGATCGATGGCGAGCCATTGCCGGTTCCTTCGCCCACCGTGAAATTCGGCAGCCTGGACGACCTCGCGCCGCTCTTCATCGTGACGCTGTTCGCCTCCATCGGGGTGGGCGGGTTCTTCCGTGCCACGCTGGGGCGGTTGCTCGGATCTTTCGTCACCGGAGGCATCATCGCCGCGCTGACCTGGATCATCCTCGGGTCTTTCGCACTTGCCCTCGCGCTGGGTGGTCTCGGCTTCATCATCGGATTCGTCGCTGATCTGTTTTCGGCGATCACGCCGGGCACAGGCCGCTCGCGCGGCGGTTCCTGGTCGAGCGGCTCCTCGTCCGGCGGCTGGAGCAGCGGTTCGTCGTCCAGTGACAGCGGCAGCTTCAGCGGCGGAGGCGGCAGCTTCGGCGGCGGCGGCGCCTCGGGGAGCTGGTAG
- a CDS encoding enoyl-CoA hydratase — MNSFETILVERPEPAITRVVMNRPEARNAQNLQMTYELNAAFDAAVQDDAVKVIILAGSGPHFSSGHDLRPGGKNTAGVDFPPIGNWGGFAEPNAHGRFAREQEIYLQITRRWRNLAKPTIAEVHGKCIAGGLMLAWACDLIVASDDAQFCDPVVTMGVCGVEWFVHPWELGARKAKEFLFTADSWSAQEAHQLGMVNQVVPRAELSARVLELARRIAAKPSFALKLTKEAVNRSVDVMGQPAAIDQAFALHQLCHAHNLQEFGMIVDPSGLHPSVRKPPAAAE; from the coding sequence ATGAACTCGTTCGAGACCATCCTCGTGGAGAGGCCGGAGCCGGCGATCACGCGGGTCGTGATGAACCGGCCCGAGGCGCGCAACGCACAGAACCTGCAGATGACCTACGAGCTCAACGCCGCCTTCGATGCGGCGGTGCAGGACGATGCGGTCAAGGTCATCATTCTCGCCGGCAGCGGGCCGCACTTCTCGTCCGGCCACGATCTTCGTCCCGGCGGCAAGAACACCGCCGGCGTCGATTTCCCGCCGATCGGAAATTGGGGCGGCTTCGCTGAACCCAACGCTCACGGCCGCTTCGCGCGCGAGCAGGAAATATATCTCCAGATCACCCGGCGCTGGCGGAACCTGGCCAAACCGACCATTGCCGAGGTGCACGGCAAGTGCATCGCGGGCGGCTTGATGCTGGCCTGGGCCTGTGACCTCATCGTCGCCAGCGACGATGCGCAGTTTTGCGATCCCGTCGTCACCATGGGTGTCTGCGGCGTCGAATGGTTCGTGCATCCCTGGGAGCTGGGTGCGCGCAAGGCCAAGGAGTTTTTGTTCACCGCCGACAGCTGGAGTGCGCAGGAGGCGCACCAGCTCGGCATGGTCAATCAGGTGGTGCCGCGTGCGGAATTGTCGGCGCGCGTGCTGGAGCTGGCGCGGCGGATCGCAGCAAAACCGTCCTTCGCGCTGAAGCTGACCAAGGAGGCGGTGAACCGCTCGGTCGACGTGATGGGCCAGCCCGCCGCGATCGACCAGGCCTTTGCGCTGCATCAGCTCTGTCACGCCCATAATCTCCAGGAGTTCGGCATGATCGTCGATCCATCCGGCTTGCATCCCTCCGTGCGCAAACCGCCCGCGGCCGCGGAGTAG
- a CDS encoding acyl-CoA dehydrogenase, whose amino-acid sequence MDLNLSDEQRLLRESADRFVAESYDADHRRKMASDPLGYSPDVWKQFAELGWLALPIPEEFGGLGAGAVEIGILMEAFGRGLVSEPYVATVVLGATLIERCGSAAQKQGILPKVADGSLKLAFAHSERTARFDLAKVATTANKTAQGWRLAGNKITVLDGHAADEFIVSAHLHDHQGPSGRIGLFLVPATAASLIISDYPRLGGGRACNIELSDVHLPEDALLGDGHDALPAIEWAVDRAMAALGAEAVGIMQTLLDTTLEYTKIRKQFGRPLSANQVIRHRLADMAMQVDESRSMALRAALKVDAAPVERARAASGAKAKIGKCARFVGEQSIQLHGGMGVTEELEVGAYFKRLVAFDTLFGGSAHHYARHAQLGRSA is encoded by the coding sequence ATGGACCTGAACCTCAGTGACGAGCAGCGGCTGCTGCGCGAGAGCGCGGACCGCTTCGTGGCCGAAAGCTACGATGCGGACCATCGCCGCAAGATGGCGAGTGATCCGCTCGGATACAGCCCCGATGTGTGGAAGCAGTTTGCCGAGCTCGGCTGGTTGGCACTGCCGATTCCCGAAGAGTTCGGCGGGCTCGGCGCCGGCGCGGTCGAGATCGGCATCTTGATGGAAGCCTTTGGCCGTGGCCTGGTGTCGGAGCCCTATGTGGCAACGGTCGTGCTGGGCGCGACGCTCATCGAGCGATGCGGCAGTGCAGCCCAGAAGCAGGGAATCCTGCCCAAGGTCGCCGACGGCTCACTGAAGCTCGCCTTTGCGCATTCCGAACGCACGGCACGGTTCGATCTCGCCAAGGTCGCCACCACCGCGAACAAAACGGCGCAAGGCTGGCGCCTTGCCGGAAACAAGATCACCGTGCTCGACGGCCACGCCGCCGACGAGTTCATCGTCTCCGCGCATCTCCATGATCATCAGGGACCATCGGGGCGGATCGGCCTGTTCCTGGTCCCGGCGACGGCGGCAAGCCTTATCATCAGCGACTATCCCCGCCTTGGTGGCGGGCGCGCCTGCAACATCGAACTGTCGGATGTGCATCTGCCAGAGGATGCCCTGCTCGGCGACGGACACGACGCGCTCCCCGCGATCGAATGGGCCGTCGACCGCGCCATGGCGGCGCTTGGTGCGGAAGCCGTCGGCATCATGCAGACGCTGCTGGACACCACGCTCGAATACACCAAGATCCGCAAACAATTCGGCCGGCCGCTCTCGGCCAACCAGGTGATCCGCCATCGCCTCGCCGACATGGCGATGCAGGTCGACGAGTCACGCTCGATGGCGCTGCGGGCTGCGTTGAAGGTGGATGCTGCGCCGGTCGAACGGGCGCGGGCCGCGTCGGGCGCGAAGGCGAAGATCGGCAAATGCGCGCGCTTCGTCGGCGAACAGTCGATCCAGCTTCACGGCGGCATGGGCGTCACCGAGGAGCTCGAGGTCGGCGCCTATTTCAAGCGGCTGGTCGCCTTCGACACGCTGTTCGGCGGCAGCGCGCATCATTATGCCCGCCACGCGCAGCTCGGCCGCTCGGCCTGA